From the genome of Papaver somniferum cultivar HN1 chromosome 2, ASM357369v1, whole genome shotgun sequence, one region includes:
- the LOC113350137 gene encoding uncharacterized protein LOC113350137 produces the protein MATSDVVLRSDEDVLLSSSMFDLTKGESMKSRGLLIEKKIDLLESLSGRVSNRRSRRWLNDRLLIELVPRLDAEEIRGLFAPPPWGDSVPVSPFCMTNVGDWDMFRNIDMDKEDTMMKSLNGSSAKRKACVDADKIAALKAWHRIDCRTREALRRSFLSELIDSFEICIRSFIGEGGEKEVLVLDVQDPFHRLLLHGVCEFYGLDSLTVTKSKEAKSPKMTKIEKKQLGSVELPNITLSSFLKMSKEGGIW, from the exons ATGGCGACATCCGATGTTGTTTTAAGGTCAGATGAAGatgttcttctttcttcttccatgTTTGACCTTACAAAAG GCGAGAGTATGAAATCTAGGGGtttgttgattgagaagaaaATTGATCTTCTTGAAAGCTTGTCTGGAAGG GTCAGTAATAGGCGGTCGCGAAGATGGTTGAATGATCGTTTATTGATTGAGCTTGTTCCTCGTTTAGATGCAGAAGAAATTAGAGGCCTCTTCGCTCCACCACCATGGG GTGACAGTGTGCCGGTGTCACCATTTTGCATGACAAATGTGGGGGACTGGGATATGTTTAGAAATATCGACATGGATAAAGAG GATACCATGATGAAATCCCTAAATGGTTCATCAGCAAAGAGGAAAGCTTGTGTTGATGCTGATAAGATTGCTGCTCTGAAAGCCTGGCATAGAATAGATTGTCGGACACGGGAAGCACTTAGGCGCAGTTTTCTGTCGGAACTTATTGATAGTTTTGAG ATATGCATACGGTCCTTCATCGGGGAAGGTGGAGAGAAAGAAGTTCTCGTGCTAGATGTTCAAGACCCTTTCCACAGATTGTTGTTGCATGGTGTCTGTGAG TTCTACGGCTTGGATTCACTTACTGTCACAAAGTCAAAAGAAGCAAAATCACCAAAGATGACCAAAATTGAAAAGAAACAGTTGGGTTCTGTAGAGCTTCCAAACATAACTTTGTCttcttttctgaaaatgtccAAGGAAGGAGGAATTTGGTAA
- the LOC113350136 gene encoding uncharacterized protein LOC113350136: MEKKPVKFSVVDAFTEVAFMGNPAAVCLLEEERDEEWLKAVAMEFNLSETCYLTRIHHHQEADESKSNPRFHLRWFTPVAEVELCGHATLASAHVLFTSGLVKSNVIEFLTLSGILTAKKIPGHGKVDDGLEVLSSTSKDDFSIELDFPTISVIECEPNEIPTIPITLNGASVINVKKTSIGDDLIVELASGQSVADLEPQFDELQKCTGRGVIITGISPHGSKFDFFSRFFCPKLGINEDPVTGSVHCALAPYWSQKLGKRDFLALQASPRGGVLDLHLDEETQRVKIRGKAVTVMEGCVFASC, encoded by the exons ATGGAAAAGAAACCAGTCAAATTTTCTGTG GTGGATGCATTCACAGAAGTAGCATTCATGGGAAATCCAGCAGCTGTATGTTtgttagaagaagaaagagaCGAAGAATGGCTAAAAGCAGTTGCTATGGAATTCAATCTCTCCGAAACTTGTTACTTGACTCGTATTCATCATCACCAAGAAGCAGATGAATCCAAATCAAACCCTAGATTTCATCTTAGGTGGTTCACTCCTGTTGCTGAG GTCGAACTTTGTGGTCATGCAACTTTAGCTTCTGCACATGTTCTCTTCACTTCTGGTTTAGTGAAGTCGAATGTAATTGAATTCCTCACATTGTCTGGAATTTTGACTGCTAAAAAGATTCCTGGACATGGGAAGGTTGATGACGGACTGGAGGTTTTGAGTAGTACGTCAAAAGACGATTTCTCTATTGAGTTGGATTTTCCCACAATTTCGGTGATTGAATGTGAACCAAATGAAATCCCTACCATTCCTATAACCCTAAATGGTGCTTCAGTGATTAACGTAAAGAAAACATCTATCGGTGATGACCTCATT GTCGAGCTTGCATCAGGACAGAGTGTAGCAGATTTGGAGCCGCAGTTTGATGAACTGCAGAAGTGTACAGGGAGAGGAGTCATTATTACTGGAATTTCTCCTCATGGGTCTAAATTCGATTTCTTTTCTCGGTTCTTCTGTCCAAAATTGGGTATTAACGAG GATCCCGTCACTGGGAGTGTACACTGTGCCTTGGCACCCTATTGGAGCCAAAAATTGGGAAAACGTGATTTCCTTGCCTTACAAGCATCTCCGAGAGGTGGAGTGTTGGATCTTCATTTAGATGAAGAAACCCAGAGAGTAAAAATCCGTGGGAAAGCTGTTACTGTCATGGAAGGTTGTGTCTTTGCTTCATGTTGA